A single region of the Saprospiraceae bacterium genome encodes:
- a CDS encoding sigma-54 dependent transcriptional regulator, with translation MEKRKARILIVDDEEDILLSLQFFLSQHFTEVITENNPFQLPRLLRNGDYDLIMLDMNFKKGDTSGKDGMMWLGKTMELKPDAQVIMITAYADVKTAVTAVKLGALDFIEKPWRNERLLTTLLSSLELSRSRKQVKQLEDKKQTLISDLDQPFGEIIGESSAMKQVYSMVEKVAKTDANVLILGENGTGKELIARAIHRQSKRNKEVFISVDLGAIPETLFGSELFGHKKGAFTDAKEDRAGRFEIASDGTLFLDEIGNLSLPLQAKLLTALQNRQIQRIGANETINIDIRLICATNMSLYDMIGENKFRQDLLYRINTVEIKLPALRERPSDIPLLIDHYLKIYTKKYQRPLLGLKKETLKQLQAYTWPGNIRELRHAVERAVILSEDRELDISDFIQQGDGGHKNEKKAGEPESYNLADLESWAIRKVLTHHGGNISKAADELGLTRAALYRRMDKYGL, from the coding sequence ATGGAGAAGAGAAAGGCACGCATTCTGATCGTCGATGATGAAGAAGACATTCTGCTGAGTCTTCAGTTTTTTCTGTCACAACATTTTACCGAAGTTATCACAGAAAACAATCCCTTTCAGCTCCCACGCCTTTTGCGAAATGGGGATTATGATTTGATCATGCTGGATATGAATTTTAAGAAGGGAGATACTTCGGGTAAAGATGGCATGATGTGGCTAGGGAAAACAATGGAACTCAAGCCTGATGCACAGGTTATTATGATTACAGCTTATGCTGATGTAAAAACGGCCGTAACAGCGGTAAAGCTAGGTGCGCTTGACTTCATCGAAAAGCCCTGGCGCAATGAGCGACTGCTAACCACGCTGCTTTCGTCACTAGAACTGAGCCGATCCAGGAAGCAAGTCAAACAACTGGAAGATAAAAAGCAAACGCTCATCAGTGACCTGGACCAACCATTTGGTGAAATCATTGGCGAATCGTCGGCGATGAAACAGGTGTATTCGATGGTCGAAAAAGTCGCTAAAACCGATGCCAATGTCCTGATCCTGGGTGAAAATGGAACGGGCAAGGAATTGATAGCAAGAGCCATCCACCGGCAATCCAAACGCAATAAAGAGGTTTTTATCAGTGTAGACCTGGGCGCCATTCCGGAGACGCTTTTCGGTAGCGAGCTGTTCGGTCATAAAAAAGGTGCTTTCACGGATGCCAAGGAAGATCGGGCAGGTCGGTTTGAAATCGCCTCAGACGGCACCCTTTTCCTCGATGAAATCGGCAACCTCTCTTTGCCGCTCCAGGCCAAGTTACTCACCGCGCTGCAAAATCGGCAAATCCAACGCATAGGTGCAAATGAGACCATTAATATAGATATTCGCCTCATTTGTGCTACGAACATGTCCCTCTACGATATGATCGGAGAAAACAAATTCCGCCAGGATCTTTTGTACCGGATAAATACTGTAGAAATTAAATTGCCAGCCCTCCGGGAAAGGCCCTCCGATATTCCCTTATTGATTGACCATTATCTGAAGATCTATACTAAAAAATACCAACGCCCCTTGCTGGGTTTGAAAAAAGAAACCCTGAAGCAATTACAAGCCTACACCTGGCCAGGCAATATCAGGGAGCTCCGCCATGCCGTCGAAAGAGCTGTCATCCTTTCGGAAGACCGCGAATTGGATATTTCTGACTTTATCCAACAAGGAGATGGTGGCCATAAAAATGAAAAAAAGGCAGGAGAACCCGAAAGTTATAACCTGGCTGACCTTGAAAGCTGGGCCATTCGGAAGGTACTCACTCACCATGGCGGCAATATCTCCAAGGCCGCCGACGAACTCGGCCTTACCCGAGCTGCACTGTACAGGCGCATGGATAAGTATGGGTTGTAG